A genomic window from Qipengyuania oceanensis includes:
- a CDS encoding amidohydrolase — protein sequence MIRTALALGLAGFATAAHADVLIDNVSGITIGEDGEIDRFTGLWIDDDGRIKQVLDKGDRRPAKTDFRYDGEGRTVIPGMIDAHAHVMGLGIAELTLDLSNTRSLDDALAEIARFARENPSRPWILGRGWNQEQWGLGRFPTAAELDRAVADRPVYLERVDGHAGWANSEAIKRAGVTAATKDPEGGRIERIAGSKTPSGVFVDLASELFIPVIPAPRPAERDLALMEAQEKLLSNGITAVADMGTTMADWLTFRRVADRGNLKVRIMSYASDPETMEMIGGAGERPWLYGDRLRMNGLKIYLDGALGSRGAWLKRPYADDPGNTGLPLIEPTRFRNVLSRAALGGYQVAIHAIGDAANGEALAAMAELKESFPGDTRWRIEHAQIVDPADLPAFGANGIIASMQPVHQTSDRLMAESRLDPARLEGAYAWRTVLDTGGKLAFGSDAPVESPNPFAGLAAAISRTGADGQPEGGWYPQQAVSRKEALAGFTSDAAYAGFAEGRFGKLVAGERADFVIVDRDPLAANPQDLRQTRVIQVWMDGEPVWGYTAK from the coding sequence CTGATACGGACCGCCCTCGCCCTCGGCCTCGCTGGTTTTGCCACGGCCGCGCACGCCGATGTGCTGATCGACAATGTTTCCGGGATCACCATCGGCGAGGATGGAGAGATCGATCGCTTCACCGGCCTGTGGATCGACGATGACGGCCGCATCAAGCAGGTCCTCGACAAGGGCGACAGGCGTCCAGCCAAGACCGACTTTCGCTACGACGGCGAAGGCCGCACCGTTATTCCCGGCATGATCGACGCCCATGCGCATGTCATGGGCCTGGGAATTGCCGAGCTGACGCTCGACCTGTCGAACACCCGCAGCCTCGATGACGCGCTGGCGGAAATCGCGCGTTTCGCGCGGGAGAATCCCTCGCGGCCCTGGATCCTCGGGCGCGGCTGGAACCAGGAGCAGTGGGGCCTCGGTCGTTTCCCGACCGCAGCCGAACTCGACCGGGCCGTGGCCGACCGGCCGGTCTATCTCGAGCGGGTCGACGGCCATGCAGGCTGGGCGAACAGCGAGGCGATCAAGCGCGCCGGCGTCACTGCCGCGACCAAGGATCCCGAGGGCGGCCGGATCGAACGTATCGCCGGCTCGAAAACGCCGTCCGGCGTATTCGTCGACCTGGCGAGCGAGCTGTTCATTCCGGTCATTCCGGCCCCGCGCCCGGCAGAGCGCGACCTCGCGCTGATGGAAGCGCAGGAGAAGCTGCTCTCCAACGGCATCACCGCAGTCGCCGACATGGGGACGACCATGGCCGACTGGCTCACCTTCCGCCGGGTCGCGGATCGCGGAAACCTGAAGGTCCGCATCATGTCCTACGCGAGCGATCCCGAGACGATGGAGATGATCGGCGGGGCGGGCGAGCGGCCGTGGCTCTATGGCGACCGGCTGCGCATGAACGGGCTCAAGATCTACCTCGACGGGGCCCTCGGTTCCCGCGGGGCATGGCTCAAGCGACCCTATGCCGACGACCCTGGCAACACCGGCCTACCGTTGATCGAGCCGACCCGGTTCCGCAACGTTCTGAGCCGTGCGGCTCTCGGCGGCTACCAGGTGGCAATCCACGCCATCGGGGACGCCGCCAACGGCGAGGCGCTTGCCGCCATGGCCGAACTGAAGGAAAGTTTCCCCGGCGATACGCGCTGGAGAATCGAGCACGCGCAGATCGTCGACCCGGCTGACCTTCCCGCCTTCGGAGCGAACGGCATCATTGCCTCGATGCAGCCGGTCCACCAAACGTCCGACCGCCTGATGGCCGAAAGCCGGCTCGACCCGGCCCGGCTCGAAGGGGCCTATGCGTGGCGCACGGTGCTCGACACCGGCGGCAAGCTGGCCTTCGGATCGGATGCGCCGGTCGAATCGCCCAATCCCTTTGCCGGACTGGCTGCGGCGATCTCGCGGACCGGGGCGGACGGCCAGCCCGAGGGCGGCTGGTATCCCCAGCAAGCGGTCTCGCGCAAGGAAGCGCTTGCCGGGTTCACGTCGGACGCAGCCTATGCCGGCTTTGCCGAGGGACGATTCGGCAAGCTGGTCGCGGGCGAGCGGGCCGATTTTGTCATCGTTGATCGCGATCCGCTTGCGGCTAATCCGCAGGACCTGCGTCAGACGCGGGTTATCCAGGTCTGGATGGATGGCGAACCTGTCTGGGGCTACACGGCGAAGTGA
- the tatC gene encoding twin-arginine translocase subunit TatC, protein MPLRISDIDETQAPLLDHLIELRTRLVRCVAALVVGFAICFYYADPILGFLIQPLKNAFPEGEGQLIFTKLYEVFFVELKVGLFAGFFVSFPVIANQLWAFVAPGLYAKEKKAFLPFLIATPVLFTMGAALAYFVVMPTAFRWFLGFGGTAGGMEIQALPTAGDYLGLVMQFILAFGISFLLPVLLLLLNRAGIVTREQLAGARRYVIVGIVIIAAVVTPPDPGSQLILAVPLLLLFEGSLIIMRFGERRKALEAEDDKELADDSQPAG, encoded by the coding sequence GTGCCGCTCAGGATAAGCGATATCGACGAGACGCAGGCCCCGCTGCTCGACCATCTGATCGAACTGCGCACGCGGCTCGTTCGGTGCGTAGCCGCACTGGTGGTCGGCTTTGCGATCTGCTTCTACTATGCCGATCCGATCCTGGGTTTCCTGATCCAGCCGCTCAAGAACGCTTTTCCTGAAGGCGAGGGCCAGCTGATCTTCACCAAACTCTACGAAGTGTTCTTCGTCGAGTTGAAGGTCGGCCTTTTCGCGGGCTTTTTTGTCAGCTTCCCGGTCATCGCGAACCAGCTCTGGGCCTTCGTGGCACCGGGCCTCTACGCCAAGGAGAAGAAGGCTTTCCTGCCGTTCCTGATCGCTACTCCCGTGCTGTTCACGATGGGGGCGGCGCTGGCCTATTTCGTGGTCATGCCGACCGCGTTCCGCTGGTTCCTCGGCTTCGGCGGAACCGCGGGCGGAATGGAGATCCAGGCCTTGCCGACGGCAGGCGACTACCTCGGCCTGGTCATGCAGTTCATTCTGGCTTTCGGAATCAGCTTCCTCTTGCCGGTCCTGCTGCTGTTGCTCAATCGCGCCGGCATCGTGACGCGCGAGCAACTGGCCGGCGCGCGTCGCTACGTGATCGTCGGTATCGTGATTATCGCTGCAGTCGTCACCCCGCCCGATCCGGGGTCGCAGCTCATCCTGGCAGTCCCGCTGCTGTTGCTCTTCGAAGGCTCGCTGATCATCATGCGATTCGGCGAGAGAAGGAAGGCCTTGGAAGCCGAGGACGACAAGGAATTGGCGGACGATTCGCAACCAGCCGGTTGA
- the tatB gene encoding Sec-independent protein translocase protein TatB, with amino-acid sequence MFDIGAAELLVIVVVAIVVIGPKELPLALRTAGRWIGKIRRVSNHFRTGLDAMIREAELEEMDRKWKEQNERIMAKYPSDEGIAEPAPMMEALPPGTTDPDALRMPPAADDEPAEENAVASADEPSLPFDRPVDAGKPAGEG; translated from the coding sequence ATGTTTGATATCGGTGCCGCCGAATTGCTGGTGATCGTCGTGGTGGCGATCGTCGTGATCGGTCCCAAGGAGCTGCCCCTCGCGCTGCGGACCGCGGGACGCTGGATCGGCAAGATTCGGCGCGTCTCCAACCATTTCCGCACGGGCCTCGACGCGATGATCCGCGAAGCGGAGCTCGAGGAGATGGACCGCAAGTGGAAAGAGCAGAACGAGCGGATCATGGCCAAGTACCCCTCCGACGAGGGCATTGCCGAGCCGGCGCCGATGATGGAGGCGCTGCCGCCGGGAACCACCGATCCCGATGCCTTGCGAATGCCGCCTGCCGCGGATGACGAGCCTGCGGAAGAGAATGCCGTCGCTTCGGCGGACGAGCCGTCCCTGCCGTTCGACCGACCGGTCGATGCAGGCAAACCGGCAGGCGAGGGCTGA
- the tatA gene encoding twin-arginine translocase TatA/TatE family subunit, translating into MSLGPWQLIIIALVILVLFGRGRISEMMGDFGKGIKSFKEGMAEEDRPKGESQRLEGPSHEAKPASQAAVDPRPAEKTTDGSN; encoded by the coding sequence ATGAGCCTTGGCCCCTGGCAGCTAATCATAATCGCCCTCGTGATCCTCGTCCTGTTCGGGCGTGGCCGCATTTCCGAGATGATGGGTGACTTCGGCAAGGGCATCAAGAGCTTCAAGGAAGGCATGGCCGAGGAAGATCGCCCCAAGGGCGAGAGCCAGCGGCTTGAAGGCCCCTCGCACGAGGCCAAGCCCGCCTCGCAGGCTGCGGTAGATCCGCGTCCGGCCGAGAAGACGACCGACGGGTCCAATTGA
- the scpB gene encoding SMC-Scp complex subunit ScpB: MIEPQDELARALEATLFAAEEPMSVEALASHLGDADARAVRDALQALADRYSGRGIELVERGKRWHFQTAPDLAHLLRREREQVRRLSRAATEVLAIIAYHEPVSRAEIESIRGVQTSAGTLDVLMEAGWVRIAGRREVPGRPVIYATTPDFLAHFGLESRRDLPGIDELRAAGLLDPVDDAYDALTGVDENPDEHEDEDDDAFDDDEPLEPEHPDDPGRPFHQLGED, translated from the coding sequence ATGATCGAACCGCAGGACGAACTGGCCCGGGCGCTCGAGGCGACGCTGTTCGCCGCCGAGGAACCGATGAGCGTCGAGGCGCTGGCAAGCCACCTTGGCGACGCGGATGCGCGCGCCGTGCGCGATGCCCTGCAGGCCCTGGCCGACCGCTATTCGGGGCGCGGTATCGAGCTCGTCGAACGGGGCAAGCGCTGGCATTTCCAGACCGCGCCCGATCTCGCGCATCTCTTGCGGCGCGAGCGCGAGCAGGTCCGGCGGCTGAGCCGCGCGGCGACCGAGGTCCTCGCGATCATCGCCTATCACGAGCCGGTCAGCCGGGCGGAGATCGAATCGATCCGCGGCGTGCAGACTTCTGCGGGCACGCTCGACGTGCTGATGGAGGCGGGCTGGGTCAGGATCGCGGGTCGGCGCGAAGTGCCGGGCCGCCCCGTCATTTACGCGACCACCCCCGATTTCCTCGCGCATTTCGGCCTCGAATCGCGTCGCGATCTCCCGGGGATCGACGAATTGCGTGCCGCCGGCCTGCTCGATCCGGTCGACGATGCCTATGACGCGCTGACCGGCGTCGACGAGAACCCGGACGAGCACGAGGACGAGGATGACGACGCCTTCGACGACGACGAGCCGCTCGAGCCGGAGCATCCGGATGATCCGGGACGGCCTTTCCATCAGCTCGGTGAAGACTGA
- a CDS encoding segregation and condensation protein A: protein MTDDGLLFGEAVDTDAAEREEGWVGVGAAAANADDALYLELDGWEGPLDLLLDLARRQKVDLRQISILSLVDQYLSYIERAEALKLEVAADYLVMAAWLAYLKSAMLLPKEEQEDPSPEELALRLQLRLQRLGAMREAGARLMARDRIGRDAFLRGAPEGLRIDRKTQWTCDWFALVQAYGQVKARTAPATHMVRERPVMTLESALERVSAMLGVTLDWITLEDFLPPHADRRLRKSALASSFVAALELARMGKAEIAQEEIFGTMKLRRIAR, encoded by the coding sequence TTGACCGACGACGGCCTCCTCTTCGGCGAGGCGGTCGATACGGACGCAGCCGAACGCGAGGAGGGCTGGGTCGGGGTCGGCGCTGCCGCTGCAAACGCCGACGACGCGCTCTATCTCGAACTCGATGGATGGGAAGGGCCACTCGACCTGCTGCTCGACTTGGCCCGGCGGCAGAAGGTCGACCTGCGCCAGATCTCGATCCTCTCGCTGGTCGACCAGTACCTGAGCTACATCGAGCGGGCCGAAGCGCTCAAACTCGAAGTCGCGGCGGACTATCTCGTGATGGCCGCCTGGCTTGCATATCTCAAATCGGCGATGCTGCTGCCCAAAGAAGAGCAGGAGGATCCGAGCCCCGAGGAGCTGGCATTGCGGCTGCAGCTGCGGCTCCAGCGCCTCGGTGCGATGCGCGAGGCGGGCGCCCGGCTGATGGCGCGCGACCGTATTGGGCGCGATGCTTTCCTGCGCGGCGCTCCGGAGGGTCTGCGGATCGACCGCAAGACGCAGTGGACCTGCGACTGGTTCGCGCTCGTCCAGGCGTACGGGCAGGTCAAGGCGCGCACTGCGCCCGCGACACACATGGTGCGCGAGCGCCCGGTGATGACGCTCGAAAGCGCGCTCGAAAGAGTGTCCGCGATGCTCGGCGTGACGCTCGACTGGATTACGCTGGAAGACTTCCTTCCGCCGCACGCCGACCGTCGCTTGCGCAAGTCCGCGCTGGCTTCCAGCTTCGTCGCCGCGCTCGAGCTCGCCCGCATGGGCAAGGCGGAGATCGCGCAGGAAGAGATCTTCGGCACCATGAAGCTTCGACGGATCGCCCGATGA
- the nagZ gene encoding beta-N-acetylhexosaminidase, which produces MTPAIFGMAGAELTADERAFFADADPAGYILFGRNCIDPAQLRALTDSLRELHGRDRLFICIDQEGGRVARLRAPEWTDYPSGEAFDRLYRTAPASAIEAARANAEALGRELAAMGITVDCHPPLDVRQPGAHDVIGDRALGSDPLQVAALGRAILDGLARSGVAGCIKHMPGHGRSNTDTHKEMPIVTASEEELEIDLAPFRALHDAPIGMTGHLLFTVWDKENPATLSPFVINQVIRKKIGFDGLLLTDDIDMQALSGTIPERSERALAAGCDLVLNCWAKMDEMIGIAKVAPAMRDVSRDRLARAMDACMFDCDGADRAELLARRDALLALAGAQA; this is translated from the coding sequence ATGACGCCTGCGATCTTCGGAATGGCCGGGGCCGAACTGACGGCCGACGAGCGCGCATTCTTCGCCGATGCCGATCCGGCAGGTTACATCCTGTTCGGTCGCAATTGTATCGACCCCGCACAATTGCGGGCGCTGACCGATTCCCTGCGCGAACTGCACGGGCGGGACCGGCTGTTCATCTGCATCGACCAGGAAGGCGGTCGGGTCGCGCGGCTGCGCGCTCCCGAATGGACAGATTACCCTAGCGGAGAGGCTTTCGACCGGCTTTATCGCACGGCGCCCGCCAGCGCGATCGAGGCGGCGCGCGCCAATGCCGAGGCACTGGGCCGCGAACTGGCGGCCATGGGCATCACGGTCGATTGTCACCCTCCGCTCGATGTGCGCCAGCCCGGCGCGCACGACGTGATCGGCGACCGCGCACTGGGTAGCGATCCTCTCCAGGTCGCCGCGCTGGGCAGGGCGATTCTCGACGGTCTCGCCCGTTCCGGAGTGGCCGGTTGCATCAAGCACATGCCCGGTCACGGACGTTCGAACACCGACACGCACAAGGAAATGCCGATCGTTACGGCGAGCGAGGAAGAACTCGAGATCGATCTCGCTCCGTTTCGTGCCCTGCACGACGCGCCGATCGGGATGACCGGACACTTGCTGTTCACGGTCTGGGACAAGGAGAATCCGGCAACGCTTTCTCCCTTCGTGATCAATCAGGTCATCCGCAAGAAGATCGGCTTCGACGGGTTGCTGCTCACCGACGACATCGACATGCAGGCCCTGTCCGGGACGATCCCCGAACGGTCCGAGCGCGCGCTGGCAGCTGGCTGCGACCTCGTGCTCAACTGCTGGGCGAAGATGGACGAGATGATCGGCATCGCGAAGGTCGCGCCGGCGATGCGCGACGTCAGCCGCGACCGGCTGGCGCGGGCGATGGATGCCTGCATGTTCGATTGCGACGGAGCCGATCGTGCCGAGCTGCTGGCCAGGCGCGACGCGTTGCTGGCGCTTGCCGGGGCACAGGCTTGA
- a CDS encoding SPOR domain-containing protein → MAGPVGYEQDDDGFGRTTPFASEQLVLTDPDDDRLPWLEASDYDEPERGLDFGRLAGFGLLLLIVLAAAAGIWWYLSKAKVSGDLQPVGTTIAAPQGPYKVRPSEEGGKVFEGTGDTSFAVGEGQRREGRIARTQPKPAPAASPAVGASPSPSSEPEKSPETAPPAAGPSVQVGAYASRSDAERGWQTLMRQTEKLNGVSHRIVEGQADIGTVFRLQAVAGSLESARALCAGLKQDGVACQVKR, encoded by the coding sequence ATGGCCGGGCCGGTCGGTTACGAACAGGACGACGACGGCTTCGGTCGCACCACTCCGTTCGCCTCCGAACAGCTCGTCTTGACCGATCCCGACGACGACCGGTTGCCCTGGCTCGAGGCGAGCGATTACGACGAGCCCGAACGCGGGCTCGATTTCGGGCGGCTGGCCGGTTTCGGATTGCTTCTGCTCATCGTGCTGGCTGCCGCGGCGGGCATCTGGTGGTATCTGTCGAAGGCCAAGGTTTCGGGCGATCTGCAGCCCGTCGGCACCACGATCGCGGCGCCGCAGGGCCCGTACAAGGTCCGTCCGAGCGAGGAAGGCGGCAAGGTTTTCGAAGGGACGGGCGATACCAGCTTCGCCGTTGGCGAGGGCCAGCGGCGCGAAGGCAGGATCGCGCGCACGCAGCCCAAGCCGGCACCCGCAGCCTCTCCCGCCGTCGGGGCCTCGCCGTCGCCGTCGTCAGAGCCCGAGAAAAGCCCCGAAACCGCGCCACCGGCCGCAGGGCCTTCAGTCCAGGTCGGTGCCTATGCCAGCAGGTCCGATGCGGAGCGCGGTTGGCAGACGCTCATGCGCCAGACCGAGAAGCTCAACGGCGTCTCGCACCGGATCGTCGAAGGACAGGCCGATATCGGCACTGTATTCCGCCTGCAGGCGGTCGCGGGCAGCCTGGAAAGCGCCCGGGCGTTGTGCGCCGGGCTCAAGCAGGACGGTGTCGCCTGCCAGGTAAAGCGCTGA
- the argS gene encoding arginine--tRNA ligase, with the protein MSEVSETKTLHAAFAAKIDAVLSALEAEGTLPAGAPRGNVTVEPPRDASHGDLATNAAMVLAKPAATNPRDLAGRIVEKLAADPSVEEASIAGPGFINLRISSDSWRDELRSIAALGKAYGKSTRGEGVRVNVEYVSANPTGPMHMGHCRGAVVGDALARLLEWAGHPVTREYYVNDAGGQVDVLARSAHLRYREALGEDIGEIPEGLYPGDYLVPVGEYLAEELGDRYRDAPEAEWLPIFRAEAVEQMMGLIKSDLALLGIEHDEFASEAALQAAGKPAQAEEWLRGHDLVFDGVLEQPKGKVVDDWEPVQLPLFRSTRFGDDQDRPIRKSDGKWTYFGADLAYHMQKAEDADELIDIWGADHAGTVKRIKAAVAALSEGQGKPIPFDVKLVQMVQLLRDGEPVKMSKRSGTFVTLADVVQEVGKDVVRFTMLTRKPEAQMEFDFAKVVEASKDNPVFYVQYAHARIRSTLRKGAAEGLEPSDAALDRLGEEELTLVKQAAQFPRLLEAAAQAREPHRIAFYLYDLAAEFHAFWNMGNDRPELRIIRPEDPELTGARLFLAQQIGQVISNGLDVLGVEAVEEM; encoded by the coding sequence ATGTCCGAAGTGAGCGAAACCAAGACCCTGCACGCCGCCTTTGCGGCGAAGATCGACGCCGTCCTTTCCGCCCTCGAGGCGGAAGGCACCCTGCCTGCGGGCGCGCCGCGCGGCAACGTGACGGTCGAGCCGCCGCGCGACGCCAGCCATGGCGACCTTGCGACCAATGCCGCTATGGTGCTCGCGAAACCGGCCGCGACCAATCCGCGTGACCTGGCGGGCAGGATCGTGGAAAAGCTGGCCGCCGACCCCTCGGTCGAGGAGGCGAGCATCGCCGGACCCGGTTTCATCAACCTGCGCATCTCATCCGACAGCTGGCGCGACGAGCTGCGCAGCATCGCCGCGCTCGGCAAGGCCTACGGCAAGTCGACCCGCGGCGAAGGCGTGCGGGTGAATGTCGAATACGTCTCCGCCAATCCGACCGGGCCGATGCACATGGGCCATTGCCGCGGCGCGGTGGTCGGGGACGCGCTGGCGCGGCTGCTCGAATGGGCAGGCCATCCGGTTACCCGCGAGTATTACGTGAACGACGCGGGCGGCCAGGTCGACGTGCTCGCCCGTTCGGCGCACCTGCGGTATCGCGAGGCGCTGGGCGAGGATATCGGCGAAATCCCCGAGGGCCTCTACCCGGGCGACTACCTGGTGCCGGTCGGCGAGTATCTCGCGGAGGAACTGGGCGATCGCTACAGGGACGCGCCCGAAGCGGAATGGCTGCCGATCTTCCGCGCCGAAGCGGTCGAGCAGATGATGGGCCTCATCAAGTCGGACCTCGCGCTGCTCGGTATCGAACACGATGAATTCGCGTCCGAAGCCGCGTTGCAAGCGGCCGGGAAGCCGGCGCAGGCGGAAGAATGGCTGCGCGGACACGATCTGGTGTTCGACGGCGTGCTTGAACAGCCCAAGGGCAAGGTGGTCGACGACTGGGAACCGGTCCAGCTGCCGCTCTTCCGGTCCACCCGCTTCGGTGACGACCAGGACCGGCCAATCCGCAAGTCGGACGGCAAGTGGACCTATTTCGGCGCCGATCTCGCCTATCATATGCAGAAGGCCGAGGATGCCGACGAGCTGATCGACATCTGGGGCGCGGATCACGCCGGCACCGTCAAGCGGATCAAGGCTGCCGTCGCCGCGCTATCCGAAGGGCAGGGCAAACCGATCCCCTTCGACGTCAAGCTCGTCCAGATGGTCCAGCTGCTGCGCGATGGCGAGCCGGTCAAGATGTCCAAGCGTTCGGGCACTTTCGTCACGCTCGCCGATGTCGTGCAGGAAGTCGGCAAGGACGTGGTGCGCTTCACCATGCTGACCCGCAAGCCCGAAGCGCAGATGGAATTCGATTTCGCCAAAGTGGTCGAAGCTTCCAAGGACAACCCGGTCTTCTACGTCCAGTACGCCCATGCGCGTATCCGCTCGACCCTGCGCAAGGGAGCGGCCGAGGGGCTGGAGCCGTCCGATGCGGCGCTCGACCGGCTGGGCGAGGAAGAACTGACGCTGGTCAAGCAGGCGGCACAGTTCCCGCGCCTTCTCGAGGCCGCCGCGCAGGCGCGCGAGCCGCACCGGATCGCTTTCTACCTCTACGACCTTGCCGCCGAGTTCCACGCTTTCTGGAACATGGGCAACGACCGTCCGGAACTGCGGATCATCCGGCCCGAAGATCCCGAACTGACCGGCGCACGGCTTTTCCTCGCGCAGCAAATCGGGCAGGTAATCAGCAACGGTCTCGACGTGCTGGGCGTCGAGGCGGTCGAGGAGATGTAA
- the ispH gene encoding 4-hydroxy-3-methylbut-2-enyl diphosphate reductase, whose translation MNAGLQSPPAVENRPVLTLLIAAPRGFCAGVDRAIEIVERALERYGAPVYVRHEIVHNRFVVEGLEAKGAIFVEELYEVPDGAPVVFSAHGVPKSVPAEAERRELYYLDATCPLVSKVHRQAERQLEKGRHIVFVGHAGHPEVVGTMGQVPDGTMTLVETVDDVAALPFESDTPLAFLTQTTLSVDDTADIVAALQARYPDIEGPKGEDICYATSNRQTAVKQIAPASDLVLVIGAPNSSNSVRLVEVAERCGTNARLIQRASDIQPEWLEGIGTIGLTAGASAPEVLVREVVDRLAEFRTIEERTIESAVEKMVFKLPRQLAD comes from the coding sequence ATGAATGCCGGATTGCAATCCCCGCCGGCGGTCGAAAACCGCCCAGTTCTCACCCTGCTGATCGCAGCTCCCCGGGGCTTTTGCGCCGGTGTCGACCGGGCGATCGAGATCGTCGAGCGCGCGCTCGAGCGCTATGGCGCGCCGGTCTATGTCCGGCACGAGATCGTCCACAACCGGTTCGTGGTCGAAGGGCTCGAAGCCAAGGGTGCGATCTTCGTCGAGGAGCTATACGAAGTTCCGGACGGTGCCCCGGTGGTCTTCAGCGCGCACGGCGTGCCCAAGTCGGTCCCGGCCGAGGCCGAGCGGCGCGAACTCTACTATCTCGACGCGACCTGTCCGCTGGTCAGCAAGGTCCACCGGCAGGCCGAACGCCAGCTGGAAAAAGGCCGCCATATCGTTTTTGTCGGCCATGCGGGCCATCCCGAAGTCGTCGGCACGATGGGGCAGGTGCCCGACGGCACCATGACGCTGGTCGAGACGGTCGACGATGTCGCCGCACTGCCGTTCGAATCCGATACCCCGCTCGCCTTCCTCACGCAGACGACGCTGTCGGTTGACGATACCGCCGACATCGTCGCGGCACTGCAGGCACGCTATCCCGATATCGAAGGCCCCAAGGGCGAGGACATCTGCTACGCGACCAGCAACCGGCAGACGGCGGTCAAGCAGATCGCCCCGGCAAGCGACCTGGTCCTGGTGATCGGCGCGCCGAACAGCTCCAACTCGGTCCGTCTCGTCGAAGTCGCCGAACGCTGCGGAACGAACGCCAGGCTGATCCAGCGCGCGAGCGACATCCAGCCGGAATGGCTCGAAGGAATCGGCACGATCGGCTTGACCGCCGGGGCTTCCGCGCCCGAAGTGCTGGTCCGCGAAGTGGTCGACCGGCTCGCCGAGTTCCGCACGATCGAGGAACGCACGATCGAAAGCGCGGTAGAGAAAATGGTCTTCAAGCTGCCCCGCCAGCTCGCCGACTGA
- the thrB gene encoding homoserine kinase, with the protein MAVYTHLSAEDLAELIAQYDVGRLVSAKGIAEGVSNSNWLVETTGSASAGTRFILTMYERRIEIEDLPFFLALLDFLSAHDCPVPRTIHDRQGSAFRTIDGKAVALIEFLPGVSVDHPTAAQARAVGVALARVHVAARDFDGARTNTLGIAESRRVLEACGEVALAAIDPRLPAALALAADVEAQWPGDLPASVIHSDLFPDNVLMLGADVSALIDFYFACTDAMAYDLAVTHAAWSFDKAGETFSEDVGTALVEGYESIRTLSARERACLPILAQGACLRFVASRAEDWIGTPADALVTRKDPMAFLRRLDFYRAQGTAAFA; encoded by the coding sequence GTGGCCGTCTACACACACCTGTCCGCCGAGGATCTGGCCGAGCTGATCGCACAATACGATGTCGGCCGGCTGGTTTCGGCCAAGGGCATTGCCGAGGGCGTGTCCAACAGCAACTGGCTGGTCGAGACGACCGGCAGCGCGAGCGCAGGCACGCGGTTCATCCTGACGATGTACGAGCGCCGGATCGAGATCGAGGACTTGCCCTTCTTCCTCGCGCTGCTGGATTTCCTTTCGGCACACGACTGCCCGGTCCCGCGAACCATCCATGACCGGCAAGGCTCCGCCTTCCGCACGATCGACGGCAAGGCCGTGGCGCTGATCGAGTTCCTGCCCGGCGTGTCGGTCGATCACCCTACGGCTGCGCAGGCACGCGCGGTCGGGGTCGCACTGGCACGCGTTCATGTCGCGGCGCGGGACTTCGACGGAGCTCGCACCAACACGCTCGGTATTGCGGAAAGCCGCCGGGTTCTGGAGGCTTGCGGCGAGGTGGCTCTTGCCGCCATCGATCCGCGATTGCCCGCTGCCCTTGCACTCGCCGCTGACGTCGAGGCGCAGTGGCCTGGCGACTTGCCCGCCTCGGTGATCCATTCGGACCTGTTTCCCGACAACGTGCTGATGCTGGGTGCGGATGTCTCGGCGCTGATCGACTTCTATTTCGCCTGCACCGACGCCATGGCCTATGACCTCGCGGTTACGCACGCGGCGTGGAGTTTCGACAAGGCCGGCGAGACGTTCTCGGAAGATGTCGGCACGGCGCTGGTCGAGGGGTACGAGAGCATCCGGACCCTGTCAGCGCGCGAGCGCGCCTGCCTGCCGATCCTGGCGCAGGGAGCCTGCCTGCGCTTCGTCGCGAGCCGGGCCGAGGACTGGATCGGAACGCCGGCCGATGCGCTGGTCACGCGCAAGGACCCGATGGCGTTCCTGCGCCGGCTCGATTTCTATCGTGCGCAAGGGACAGCGGCCTTCGCATGA
- the rnhA gene encoding ribonuclease HI, giving the protein MKRVEIFTDGACKGNPGPGGWGAILRMGAHEKELSGSERETTNNRMEMTAVIEALRALRHPCEIALHTDSKYVIDGITKWIHGWQKRGWKTAGRKPVLNQDLWEAMVEASGSHRISWHWIKGHSGHPENERADRLASDEADKIARVG; this is encoded by the coding sequence ATGAAACGAGTAGAGATTTTCACCGACGGCGCTTGCAAGGGAAATCCCGGCCCCGGCGGCTGGGGCGCGATCCTGCGCATGGGCGCGCACGAGAAGGAATTGTCCGGCAGCGAGCGCGAGACGACCAACAACCGCATGGAAATGACCGCGGTGATCGAAGCGCTGCGAGCCCTGCGGCACCCGTGCGAGATCGCGCTCCACACTGACAGCAAATACGTGATCGACGGGATCACCAAATGGATTCACGGCTGGCAGAAGCGGGGCTGGAAAACAGCCGGCAGGAAGCCCGTGCTCAACCAGGACCTCTGGGAGGCGATGGTCGAGGCGAGCGGGTCGCACCGGATCTCGTGGCACTGGATCAAGGGCCACAGCGGCCATCCCGAGAACGAGCGGGCCGACCGGCTTGCGAGCGACGAGGCGGACAAAATCGCCCGCGTCGGTTGA